The Akkermansia muciniphila genome contains a region encoding:
- a CDS encoding Lrp/AsnC family transcriptional regulator translates to MNSIPSSPNDPVNTDILMVAEDRVKGFRRLPFHAISEQCGHPVPVVIERLKAMMEAGVVRRVRQTLLATKLAQGALVAWSLPEENLDAAFDWMKEQDPFTGHVVLRNTDASNPGSHYRLWTTVKVPVGCGTLEEHCDILKHHIGAENYVLLPARGVFALGVGHMRRRGLQPGDKTPDPAPMQETKTVSLSGQEWKVLLSVKEQLRPEEMVEDPWSLRAAQAGLETEEYCRTAEELDRKQVIGRFATFLEHVRAKTDDGPVTKYNGLFHWTVPAGMEIRAGAECGRHICMTHCYWRTGGDIFGGAQIMGVVHGLEKNAVLEHKAAIDRHLEAVGIPVLHTAVFWGERSEIKPSEISPDLYRKWMEDVKSAPVLG, encoded by the coding sequence ATGAACAGCATTCCCTCCTCTCCGAACGATCCCGTCAACACAGACATCCTGATGGTGGCGGAAGACCGCGTCAAGGGTTTCCGCCGCCTGCCCTTTCATGCTATTTCCGAACAATGCGGACATCCCGTCCCGGTGGTCATTGAGCGCCTGAAAGCCATGATGGAGGCCGGGGTGGTGCGCCGCGTGCGCCAGACGCTGCTGGCTACCAAGCTGGCGCAGGGAGCCCTGGTGGCCTGGTCCCTGCCGGAGGAGAACCTGGATGCTGCCTTTGACTGGATGAAGGAGCAGGACCCCTTCACGGGCCACGTGGTGCTCCGCAACACGGATGCCTCCAATCCCGGCTCCCATTACAGGCTCTGGACCACGGTCAAGGTGCCCGTGGGCTGCGGAACACTGGAGGAACACTGCGATATTCTCAAGCATCACATCGGCGCGGAGAACTACGTTCTGCTGCCCGCACGCGGCGTCTTTGCGCTGGGGGTGGGTCACATGCGCCGCAGGGGCCTTCAACCGGGGGACAAGACCCCGGACCCGGCCCCCATGCAGGAAACGAAAACCGTTTCCCTCTCTGGTCAGGAATGGAAGGTGCTCCTTTCCGTGAAAGAACAGCTCAGACCGGAGGAAATGGTGGAAGACCCCTGGTCCCTCCGGGCCGCCCAGGCTGGCCTGGAAACGGAGGAATACTGCCGCACGGCGGAAGAACTGGACCGGAAGCAGGTGATAGGCCGCTTTGCCACCTTCCTGGAACACGTACGGGCCAAAACGGATGACGGCCCCGTCACCAAATACAACGGGCTGTTCCACTGGACGGTTCCCGCCGGCATGGAAATCCGGGCGGGAGCGGAATGCGGCCGCCACATCTGCATGACCCACTGCTATTGGAGAACCGGCGGAGACATCTTCGGCGGCGCGCAGATCATGGGCGTGGTGCACGGCCTGGAAAAAAATGCCGTGCTTGAGCATAAGGCGGCCATTGACCGCCATCTGGAAGCCGTGGGCATTCCCGTGCTGCACACGGCGGTCTTCTGGGGAGAGCGTTCGGAAATCAAGCCCTCTGAAATCTCCCCGGACCTGTACAGGAAATGGATGGAGGACGTGAAAAGCGCTCCTGTCCTGGGGTAA